From one Esox lucius isolate fEsoLuc1 chromosome 11, fEsoLuc1.pri, whole genome shotgun sequence genomic stretch:
- the LOC105030952 gene encoding ribonuclease inhibitor-like yields the protein MLTLDLPKGFGSQKDSEDIFNPEAEKQESSAKEGALQITLHVLRNMNQKELADTLEMSLKSNPSSLKQLDLSDNDLHDNGVKTISALLQNLQCRLEILSLSDCLVTEKGCASLVSALKSNPSHLKELDLSKNDLKYSGVKLLATFLEDPQCKLEALRLSGCLVTDKGCAFLASALISNPSHLKELDLSKNELHDSGVHRIADGLQNKQCKLETLRSVLCYL from the exons ATGCTGACTTTGGATCTCCCAAAAGGCTTTGGAAGTCAGAAGGACAGTGAGGATATATTCAATCCTGAAGCTGAGAAGCAGGAGAGCAGTGCCAAAGAGGGGGCTTTGCAGATCACACTGCATGTCCTGAGGAACATGAACCAGAAGGAGCTTGCTGACACACTGGAAATGT ctctgaagtcaaacccctcaagCCTGAAACAATTGGATCTGAGTGACAATGATCTGCATGATAACGGAGTGAAGACAATCTCTGCTTTGCTGCAAAATctacaatgtagactggagattCTGAG CCTCTCTGACTGTCTGGTCACAGagaaaggctgtgcttctctggtctcagctctgaagtcaaacccctcacacctgaaagagcTGGATCTGAGTAAGAATGACCTGAAGTATTCAGGAGTGAAGCTGCTTGCTACTTTCctggaggatccacaatgtaaACTGGAGGCTCTTAG GTTGTCAGGGTGTTTGGTCACAGACAAAGGGTGTGCATTTTTGGCCTCAGCTCTGATTTCAAACCCTTCACACCTGAAAGAGCTGGATCTAAGTAAAAATGAACTACACGATTCAGGAGTACACCGGATTGCTGATGGGTTGCAAAATAAACAGTGTAAACTTGAGACACTGAGGTCAGTATTGTGTTATTTATAA